The genomic stretch GGACCATAAACTCTTATctgtatatattaattaaagCCTAATTATAATGAATTAAAACCCTATATCGCAATATAATCCATATAGGAGTATGATTCAATAATAATGTCCTTTCCTTTATAGAGTTAGTTCCTTTACGCATATTCACATGCATCATTCTCACCTTTCTTTTATGAATCGTTAGTAACATGCTAGCATCTGTCAACATTGTCTCTTGCCTTTTTCTCATAAAATTTAGACAACTCCTTTTTCTTACTAGCTTTGATCATTCGTTCCATCAAACATCGAGCACGTGATCGTGCTTGTGTGCCTTTCCCATACTTTACTACGTCGCCATCTCCCGACTTTTTTCGCTCACACAATCGATACGAGACAAGTTTCCTTACACTGAAGTTCGTTCGAACGTGGAACAAAGTGGCTATATTGATTTTAGCACACTTGAGAATGGAGTGGTCATTCTTGAAAATACAGTCCTCACATCATCACAATATCTACATCTAATCACCATAACAaactaaattttgaaaaaaaaggaaagtgaaaaAAAACAAGGTTAATTAATAAAGCCGTTGCTAGTTTGAATTCATCTTCATATGCGATGATGTTGCAGTTGGAGTAGCCTCGAGTAAGCCCCCTCCGGCCGGCTCACGAGCTCGCCGTGGCTGCCCTGCTCGACGATTCGTCCATCTTGCACTACGCCGATGTTGTCCACCCCTCGTATGGTCGAGAGCCGATGCGCGACTAGCACGGTGGTCCGCCCTCTCATCAGCCTCTCGAGCGCCTCCTGCAGGACGCACTCCGACTCGGCATCGAGAGCGCTCGTAGCCTCGTCGAGAAGTAGGATCGAGGGGTCCTTGAGCACGGCCCGCGCTATTGCGATCCGCTGCTTCTGCCCGCCCGAGAGCTGGACGCCTCGCTCCCCGACCGGGGTCCTGTAGCCCTCGGGCAGCCCGCTGACGAACGTGTGCACGTTTGCAGCGCGCGCCGCCTCTATCACCTCGGCCTCGGTCGCGCCGTCTTTCCCGTAGGCGATGTTGTCGAGAATGCTGGCGGCGAAGAGGGCCGGCTCTTGCTGCACGAGGCCGATCTTGAGCCGGAGAGACTTCAGGTTCAATCTCCGAATATCTCTCCCATCGATCATGACTTTACCGGAGAGGGGATCGTAGAACCTCTCAATCAACGCTATCACCGAGCTCTTCCCCGAGCCGCTCGCTCCCACGAGCGCCTGGCTCTGTCCGGCCCGGATCCGAAGGCTCAAGTCCTTGAAAACCATAACATCCGGACGAGAAGGGTAAGCAAAGTCGACATGACGGAGCTCAATGTCACCGCGAACCGAATCAACAGTCTCTGCCTCTGGATCATCCGGATCAATCCTCGTGGACCGGTCTAAAATCGAGAAGACCGAACCGACGGCTTCTCCACCCCGGATGATTTCCGGTGCGAGGCTCACCGTCTCCGCAACCGAATTAGCTGTGATGACCAAGACCACAAACACCTTGATGACCTTCGAAAAGGTCGATACTCCCTTGCTAACGAGGTGTGCACCGTACCAAAGAATCAGAGCTTCGGATCCGTAAAGAGCCAGCTGAGAGAGTCCGAACAGGAAACCGGAAGACATGCTCCGCGCGAGGCTCCGACGCTGAGGGAGACGAAGCTCGTGGCAGAACAGAGAGAGGATCTTTTCTTGGGCATTGAACGCCGCCACTGTCCTAATGTTGCTCACTCCTTCTCCCGCGATCATGCTCGTTTTCGCATGCGCCTTCGCGGTATCTCCGGCAAACCCTTTGAGAGAGAGTTGCTGCCACATTCAAGACCAAGAAATGATCAGATACATTATCGAAATTCACATCCATTAACTCACAACACGAGAAAACATCAAACAACAACAGgcattgataaaaaaaaagaaaaaggaaaaagaaagtaaattgaaacataaaatagatatactagtatttaattggAAATTGAAAAAGATGTGATCACGAGATAAGAATCTCTGGTCTGGCAAGAAATAGTTAATGGCCATATTCAAATCAAAGACTGGCATTACAGCAACAAGATTGGGGCCCAGAGACATAAAAACTGACGCTCACTGCTCTCTATAATGGCAGAAGCAAGTTTAAAAAAGCTTCAGTTTTGCTACAGTAAAAGGTTAATAGTTAAAAGAATTGACTGAGAAACCAATATTCAACAATGTCTGCTACCACCAGAGTCCACATATGACTCGGATAAGAAACCTGCACACCTCTCAGTCTTTGGGGCTGATGCAATAATACAATCCTCTCTCTGTTATATGTgtgctttttgtttgttatgtGTATAGTTCAAAGTTCAAAGTTCAAACTGTGCGAGTTTCAAGGAGTCATGGAGCAGGTTTGAAGTAAGGAAggaagcacgtgtgaagcaccATTCCCACGTTTGTATTCACTTCCTTGTCTTCTTGTGTTGGAATTAGGATtccaagattcaatttttatgagAATTTGTAATTACCATTCTGTCCCCTCTCTAGGGTCTTATTAACTTTCAAATACCTGAGCAAAGTTTGCTAGGACTAGGAGAGGGAAGGTGCCGAGGATCAGAAGCGAGACCCTCCATTCCACGATGAAGGCGACGATGAACGAAGTCAGAAGCGACGTCATGTTCTGCAGCACCACCGATATCCTCTCTGCAATGGCGGACTTCACGTCCGCTGCATCGGTGGCTAGGCGGGCTGCGAGGAGGCTCGAGTTGTTCTCCTCCTCGTCGAACCATGCCACTTCGTTCCTCAAAATCGCTGAGaatgatttaaaaaataatgtcaAGAGGCTAATTTTCTAATATGTACAAATGAACAAATGTAACATAATATACCTGCAAGCATCATCCTTCTTACTCTTGTGGTGAGGTTCTCTCCCATGATGCTGAAGAAGTAGTGCTGAATGAGATACGCGACGACAGCGTAGAGACCGGCTCCGATGTATATGAAGACGTACTCCTTCGTCTTCCGTTCCATGGCAGTGGGGTTGCGGTAGTAGAACACCTCGATCATGTTACTCATCACGATAGCAAAAGTTGGGCCGATGAATCCAGAAAGAACCGATCCTATGGCTCCCATGATTGAATATGGCCACTCGGGAGCATTGAGCGTGAGCAGCCTGCAGAAGTAACCGGCCGGTGCGGGGTTCTTCCTTTCGGTTTCGGCACTTGACACCATCTCTATACGACCATCAGCCCCCGTGCTGTAGGAATAGCTCAAATTTCTTAAGCTCCCGGACCGGAGGCTAAGAGACTTTGTCGACAACGAGTGACTCAGGCGCGTTGAGCGTGTGCGACGGGTTGAAGGGTTTGATAAATCTCTGTTACCCACCATTTCTTGGAATCTGATCAATGATGCATAGGCACCTGCTTTGGAGATCAGTTCTTCATGAGTTCCAGTTTCAACAACCTGCCCTTGCTGAATAACTGCGATGCAATCAACGTTTCTTATTGTTGATAGACGGTGCGCCACAACTACTGTAGTCCTCCCAATCATCAGACGATCCAGAGCCTCCTGAACGATGCTCTCGGAGCTTGCATCCAGTGCACTAGTGGCTTCATCAAGAAGAAGTATCTTTGGGTCCTTCAGCATTGCCCTTGCAATCGCTATTCTCTGCTTCTGTCCCCCGGAGAGCTGCACGCCACGCTCCCCAACCTGAAATCAGATTGAACATGTAAACTTAAACCGAACTCAGCTTATCCGTTGCATGACTACATAAAAAACGAAACGAACCTGAGTGCTGTATCCGTTGGGAAGCAAGGTGATGAAGCTATGGGCATTAGCAGCGGATGCAGCAGCCTCAACTTCTGCCTTGGTCGCATCGGGCTTCCCATAGACAATGTTTTCGAGTATCGTGGTTGCAAAGAGAGCCGGTTCTTGGTTCACCAAACCAATCTGATTGCGCAGCCATCCCAGCTGTAGTGTCTTGATGTCAACATTGTCCAGCAAAATCTCACCTGTCCATTTGCACAATGTTAAACGAAAATCAATCAAATGGTATTTCGATACTCGCCCTAAAACTGTAAAAGAGCTTATCAACTTACCCTGATTAGGATCGTAAAATCTCTCTATCAACGAGACCACGGTGCTTTTCCCCGAACCACTACCACCAACTACAGCCACCGTCTTTCCAGCAGGAAAGAAAATGGAGAAGTCTCTGAAGATGATCACATCAGGTCTAGATGGATAACTAAATGTCACATTCTTGAACTCAATGTTTCCTCTGATGTCACTCAAGCAGTTGCCATTAAACGTGTCGTCGACTATGGTCGGTTTTTGCTTGATTATCTCCATCAACTTGTATCCAGCAGCTTTCCCTTTGCTGAACGCTCCGAGATTTGAAAACGACTGGCCCAAGCTCCTGCACGCAAACTATCAGAACCCTTACCTAAGAAAAAATTGAGCAAGTTATAGCAATTTATCTTACATGCCACCAACGATGGCAGAAAAGATCGCCGTGAACGCCTTGCCACCATCCGTCTGTCCGTTTCTGATGAAAACACCGGCATACCAGAAAACAAGAGCCCACGACATGCATGCTATGCCATAGGTGCATCCTAATCCAAGCCCTTTAGCCATCCCAGCTTTGTACCCCAGTTTTAACGTGTTGTGTATCAAGTCCGAATATGCACCGAGGGCTTTCGTCTCACCAACATAGGAGTAAACCGTCCTAACTTGTGCAATGGACTACAGTTACACAAAGAGTAAAGTACATAGTCAAATGTCTGCAATGATGCAACCAAGCCACCATCATTGGCATCTTAAAACTAACAAAGTAACAAATGATTTAACATCATTCCAACTATAGTAGTGCATGAAAAAAGGCTCAATAAGGCTCTAGGTGAAGCTTCTTTAATTAACAGTTCCACAGAAGAAACATGGTTGTGCAGTGCAAAAGCATTACAAAAAGTAGCAAATTGAAAGTAATGTGATCATTTTGCCCCAAACTCACCTGCTCAGCAATTATATTAGCATTTGCATATGATTCCCGACTCTTGGAGGTGAGCCCCGTGAGAGTGTACGCGTACAAACCACCGGCAAAGGCAATGCCCGGAATCACAGCCACACTGAGTAGAGCCAGCTTCCACGCCGATACAAAACCAACCACCAGCCCAGCCAAGAACGTCGAAAGATAATGAATGAAGTTGCCAACCTAGAACCCCCAAGCACACAAAGAACAAATTCAACTAAACTTCACCAAAATTACTACAGTAGATATATAAAATCAAGTTACTTCTTTTAACATAAGCTCAACCTCACAGCATTAATAGATGATTCTTACCGTTAGAAACACAGTAAATGAACAACAAGAAAGGAATAATGCATATATCAAGATTTCTACCTTCTCACTAATGGCATCCTGAACAAGTAGAGTATCAGTTGAAACACTGAAAACGATATCACCGGTTCTAGCATCGGTGTCGAAGAATCCGACATCCTGCCTCAGCACAGCCTCCAAATACTTCTTCCTCAATGTGCCAGCTTGCCTCTCACCGGTGTACATCCAACATGCGATTTCTGTACATTTCAGACAAGTAAGAATGAGCAAGAATGATACCAAAATTGATGAGTATGATCCAAAGGGCAGAAAGGTTACAAATGGGAGCTCATTAAATTCTCGAATATCAGCATGGATGGAGATATGTGGTGAGATGAAATAAAAGGGGGGAAATTTTCAAGATTTGGACAGGTGATGAGGATCAAGACAAAGAGACGGTCCACGGACCACGTGCCACTGATCCGAATTGAACTGGCTAACACAGTaccaaataattaaaaaattgaattaaaaacacCACCCCACATTAATTTGCACACGAAAAAcaacatattttaaaaaacaattgCCAAAATCAAGAAACAGAAATTGCTAAGAAATCTGAGGGATCACAAATTCAAACCTGCGTAGGAGGAGAAGCAGACGACGAGTCCAAGATACACGAAATACAGAGCATACTGCATCAAACAAagcaaaacaaaacatggcctTCAGATCTGATCAATGAGTAGTAAAATCAAATCAAGAAGTTAATATAAAGTTTGAACCTTTGAAACTTCATGGGTCATCTTGTGCAAATCCATCTGATTCTTCCCGAAGCCATTGACCATCTCGCcgaagaggaggaagaaaacGGGCATGGAGGAGCCGTGCACGACGGCGCCGAGGCTGCCGGCGATCATCAGCACGACGTCGTACTTGTCCGCGAACGAGAACAGCTGGTAGAACGGCAGGCTCtgctccttcttcttctccgacTCCGGCATTGCCTTCCCGTCGCCCCCCTCCgccatttttttcaaaacttgAAGAAGATAAAAATCGAGTCTTTAGCAATTGGGGCGAGTAAAGATGCTAGCTTTCCGCCGCCGGCGACAACCCAGCTCGATTAAGGGCGGTGCATGGCGATGCTTCTGCTGGGTCTTTCCCTTTTCTGCATATCAAGAAAGGAATATACGAATCTTGAAAGAAAATGGAATAAtgggattggattggattggattggattggattgttGTAGTAAATTCGCCAAAGCtgtggagggagagagggaaATGGAGTTGGGTTTTACcggaaaaagagagagaagcaGCCAGTAAGGGAGACAGTGTGTGAAAGGAGAGAGTGAGTGTGGGAAGAGAGAGAGTGGGTGTACTTATAGAGGTGAAGGGGTGATCAGATTTAACTAAGGTTAAATAAAGGGAATCTGGGACACACTCTCTTTACTATTTTTATCTTGCTGTCAATTTTTGAAGTGGCTCAAggtgtttttaattttttggaattatttttatggggaaaatcttgaaatttttttattagtggGTTTTAGCATGAGCAATTATTTTCTTTCATATTGCTCATGATTCTTGGAAAACCGAAAGCATTAAGTGGGGATGATGATTTGGATTTTGGTTCGATCTAGTTGGAAATAGAGCCATAGAATGATCTTGTAATAGGGGTGGACTGCAAGTTTAGTATTTGGTGAATATAGAAGGTATAATACGATcatttgtaaaaataaattgCATTATTAGATATTTAAGTATTAAAAAAGATTCCAATTTTGTTGAGGTCTTTTTTCACTTTTAAGATCATTTCcttttcattttgttattttcagCTAATTTGATCATTTTCATCATCTATTTTCTTATAATCTCATTCCC from Salvia splendens isolate huo1 chromosome 15, SspV2, whole genome shotgun sequence encodes the following:
- the LOC121767770 gene encoding ABC transporter B family member 19-like is translated as MAEGGDGKAMPESEKKKEQSLPFYQLFSFADKYDVVLMIAGSLGAVVHGSSMPVFFLLFGEMVNGFGKNQMDLHKMTHEVSKYALYFVYLGLVVCFSSYAEIACWMYTGERQAGTLRKKYLEAVLRQDVGFFDTDARTGDIVFSVSTDTLLVQDAISEKVGNFIHYLSTFLAGLVVGFVSAWKLALLSVAVIPGIAFAGGLYAYTLTGLTSKSRESYANANIIAEQSIAQVRTVYSYVGETKALGAYSDLIHNTLKLGYKAGMAKGLGLGCTYGIACMSWALVFWYAGVFIRNGQTDGGKAFTAIFSAIVGGMSLGQSFSNLGAFSKGKAAGYKLMEIIKQKPTIVDDTFNGNCLSDIRGNIEFKNVTFSYPSRPDVIIFRDFSIFFPAGKTVAVVGGSGSGKSTVVSLIERFYDPNQGEILLDNVDIKTLQLGWLRNQIGLVNQEPALFATTILENIVYGKPDATKAEVEAAASAANAHSFITLLPNGYSTQVGERGVQLSGGQKQRIAIARAMLKDPKILLLDEATSALDASSESIVQEALDRLMIGRTTVVVAHRLSTIRNVDCIAVIQQGQVVETGTHEELISKAGAYASLIRFQEMVGNRDLSNPSTRRTRSTRLSHSLSTKSLSLRSGSLRNLSYSYSTGADGRIEMVSSAETERKNPAPAGYFCRLLTLNAPEWPYSIMGAIGSVLSGFIGPTFAIVMSNMIEVFYYRNPTAMERKTKEYVFIYIGAGLYAVVAYLIQHYFFSIMGENLTTRVRRMMLAAILRNEVAWFDEEENNSSLLAARLATDAADVKSAIAERISVVLQNMTSLLTSFIVAFIVEWRVSLLILGTFPLLVLANFAQQLSLKGFAGDTAKAHAKTSMIAGEGVSNIRTVAAFNAQEKILSLFCHELRLPQRRSLARSMSSGFLFGLSQLALYGSEALILWYGAHLVSKGVSTFSKVIKVFVVLVITANSVAETVSLAPEIIRGGEAVGSVFSILDRSTRIDPDDPEAETVDSVRGDIELRHVDFAYPSRPDVMVFKDLSLRIRAGQSQALVGASGSGKSSVIALIERFYDPLSGKVMIDGRDIRRLNLKSLRLKIGLVQQEPALFAASILDNIAYGKDGATEAEVIEAARAANVHTFVSGLPEGYRTPVGERGVQLSGGQKQRIAIARAVLKDPSILLLDEATSALDAESECVLQEALERLMRGRTTVLVAHRLSTIRGVDNIGVVQDGRIVEQGSHGELVSRPEGAYSRLLQLQHHRI